One genomic window of Paeniglutamicibacter sp. Y32M11 includes the following:
- a CDS encoding GNAT family N-acetyltransferase produces MSTLEFRPWRDGDDLELLELFGDPASPHAHQDRTMFRKDSDAPFSRALVATDQGIAVAAGVVFASTLHPTRLWLYVEVAREHRRTGVGTELVQQLRALIPATQSSELKARYTVTAGTDAAAAAGFCAALGMRTIQRTRDVVIEPGGLALPIFAEDGLTIDEIATGSVELTKLVIEFYNSTHAWDPANMTLGSAQKMLLDDATGAQGVIIFRDKPKSRGGKILSFAISYTPARADAPADVLLGWNPELSEEESAEPIRGMLAMLVHQYPVKLEVDESMVVLSSLVDVLATKNHATVIATTHIVATA; encoded by the coding sequence ATGTCGACACTGGAATTTCGGCCCTGGCGGGACGGGGACGACCTGGAATTGCTGGAACTCTTCGGCGATCCGGCGTCCCCGCATGCCCACCAAGACCGAACCATGTTCCGTAAGGATTCGGACGCGCCCTTCAGCCGTGCGCTGGTGGCCACGGATCAGGGCATCGCCGTGGCAGCCGGCGTGGTGTTTGCCTCCACGCTGCACCCGACGCGCCTGTGGCTCTACGTTGAGGTGGCTCGCGAACACCGCCGCACCGGTGTGGGCACCGAGTTGGTGCAGCAGTTGCGCGCCCTGATCCCGGCAACACAGAGCAGTGAGCTGAAGGCTCGCTACACCGTGACCGCCGGAACCGATGCCGCGGCCGCGGCAGGCTTCTGCGCGGCACTGGGGATGCGCACCATCCAGCGCACCCGCGACGTGGTCATCGAGCCGGGCGGCCTGGCCCTGCCGATCTTCGCCGAGGATGGGTTGACCATCGATGAGATTGCTACCGGCAGTGTCGAGCTGACGAAGCTGGTCATCGAGTTCTACAACTCCACCCACGCCTGGGATCCGGCCAACATGACCCTGGGCAGTGCCCAGAAGATGTTGCTGGATGACGCGACCGGAGCCCAGGGCGTGATCATCTTCCGCGATAAGCCCAAATCTCGTGGTGGAAAGATCCTGTCCTTCGCCATCAGCTACACCCCTGCGCGCGCCGATGCGCCGGCGGATGTGCTCTTGGGTTGGAACCCGGAACTGAGCGAAGAGGAATCGGCCGAGCCTATCCGCGGGATGCTGGCCATGCTGGTTCACCAGTACCCGGTGAAGCTTGAGGTTGATGAGTCAATGGTGGTGCTTTCCTCGTTGGTTGATGTTTTGGCCACGAAGAATCACGCCACCGTCATTGCCACCACGCACATCGTGGCCACGGCCTAG
- a CDS encoding LLM class flavin-dependent oxidoreductase, translating into MTKKIGFLTFGHSGGSSKSPVPTGADAVRQMLDLAVAAEESGFDGAWMRVHHFGNSLSTPFPLLAAMAAKTTTLEVGTGVIDMRYENPLYMAEMAGATDAISNGRLQLGISRGSPESARDGQHQFGYDLEPDHDWATETRARTARFRSAISGVGMAHPMPDRHHDQDSLLPINPLSPGLENRIWWGAATIGSGVWTGSVGMNLLSSTLLLEDDGRPFHVLQADQLRQYKDAYAASGHSTGGMTAVTRSAFPITTNTDEIYFGRREHGDSVGVLDGSVARSGPTYAGSPEDVAQQFINDEAISEADYVLFALPNQLGVDYNTHVMTEIANIARELGWKK; encoded by the coding sequence ATGACAAAGAAGATTGGTTTCCTGACCTTCGGCCATTCGGGCGGCTCCAGCAAATCGCCGGTGCCCACCGGAGCCGATGCCGTGCGCCAAATGCTGGACCTAGCGGTGGCCGCCGAGGAATCGGGTTTTGACGGGGCCTGGATGCGGGTGCATCACTTCGGCAATTCACTTTCCACCCCATTCCCGCTGCTCGCGGCCATGGCAGCGAAGACCACCACGCTGGAAGTGGGAACCGGGGTCATTGACATGCGTTATGAAAACCCCCTCTACATGGCAGAAATGGCCGGAGCGACCGACGCCATCAGCAACGGGCGCCTGCAGCTGGGCATCAGCCGTGGCTCACCCGAATCGGCCCGCGATGGTCAACACCAGTTCGGCTACGACCTAGAACCTGACCACGACTGGGCCACCGAAACCCGGGCGCGTACCGCCCGCTTCCGTTCCGCGATCTCCGGGGTCGGAATGGCCCATCCAATGCCGGATCGCCATCACGATCAGGATTCGTTACTGCCCATCAATCCCCTCTCCCCCGGCCTGGAAAACCGGATCTGGTGGGGCGCGGCAACCATCGGATCGGGGGTGTGGACAGGCTCGGTGGGCATGAATCTACTGTCCTCCACGCTGCTGTTAGAGGACGATGGACGCCCCTTCCATGTGCTGCAGGCGGACCAGCTACGCCAATATAAGGACGCGTATGCCGCCAGCGGGCACAGCACCGGAGGCATGACGGCGGTGACCCGCAGCGCGTTCCCGATCACCACCAACACCGATGAGATCTACTTCGGGCGCCGCGAGCACGGCGACTCCGTGGGCGTGCTTGACGGGTCGGTGGCGCGCTCGGGGCCCACCTACGCGGGATCCCCCGAGGACGTCGCGCAGCAATTCATCAACGATGAGGCGATCAGCGAGGCCGACTATGTTCTCTTCGCGCTGCCGAATCAATTGGGCGTGGACTACAACACCCATGTGATGACCGAGATCGCGAACATCGCCCGAGAACTGGGCTGGAAAAAGTAA
- a CDS encoding reverse transcriptase family protein, with protein MTSDPAPVTPASATLRRTPHPTAPAIAATLAQAFLGSPRWAKTELISAGAHVLGARRRWLGPLITQILHLYPRPPIDAPRELSATILLSEPFAEAVAKAAHQRKPLRMANYVLRPATARENRQPKIPRLDTLASLAGLLELTYGELEWFSDPQHWNRKAERKLQHYRYEWRQRPGRLPRLLEIPAPRLRKIQRTVLRELLYPIELHGAAHGFVPGRSAGTGAAQHTGQEVVINLDLVTFFAKVPAGRVFGTLRQAGYTESVAHRLTGLCTHSVPPRVLSLMPDGGNPTERFALRQALSLPHLPQGAPTSPMVANLSLRRLDSRLSGLAKKFDARYTRYADDLAFSGGKELARRTSAFIRTAISIIEAEGHEANRLKTHVRPASVRQLVTSVVVNKHPNVTRSDFDRLKAILHNCLSTGPESQNREAHTDFRGYLLGHISWVAALNPDRGTKLLHDFHRIQW; from the coding sequence ATGACAAGTGACCCTGCCCCGGTGACCCCCGCCTCGGCAACGCTGAGGCGCACGCCCCACCCCACAGCGCCAGCCATTGCAGCGACACTGGCGCAGGCATTCCTCGGTTCCCCACGATGGGCAAAGACCGAACTCATCAGCGCCGGCGCGCATGTTTTAGGCGCACGACGGCGTTGGCTGGGTCCCCTGATAACCCAGATTCTGCACCTGTATCCGCGGCCACCCATCGACGCTCCTCGCGAACTGAGCGCAACGATCCTCCTGAGTGAGCCCTTCGCCGAGGCCGTAGCCAAGGCAGCTCATCAACGAAAACCACTGCGCATGGCCAACTATGTACTTAGGCCCGCAACGGCCCGTGAGAATAGGCAGCCCAAGATTCCCCGCCTTGACACCCTGGCCAGCCTCGCCGGACTGCTCGAGCTCACCTATGGGGAGTTGGAATGGTTTTCCGATCCGCAACATTGGAACCGGAAGGCCGAACGGAAGCTTCAGCACTACCGCTACGAGTGGCGGCAGCGCCCGGGCAGGCTTCCGCGATTGTTGGAGATTCCTGCCCCACGTTTGCGAAAAATTCAAAGGACTGTGCTCCGGGAGCTGCTGTACCCCATTGAGCTCCATGGCGCCGCCCACGGATTTGTTCCAGGCCGAAGCGCAGGCACCGGAGCGGCACAGCACACCGGTCAGGAGGTGGTGATCAACCTCGATTTGGTGACATTTTTCGCCAAGGTCCCCGCCGGGCGAGTATTTGGTACGCTCCGGCAAGCCGGATATACCGAATCTGTAGCGCATCGACTCACCGGCCTTTGCACCCACTCAGTCCCACCGAGGGTCCTGTCCCTGATGCCTGACGGCGGCAATCCCACCGAACGTTTTGCGCTGCGGCAGGCGCTCTCACTGCCGCATCTTCCGCAAGGAGCGCCAACTTCACCCATGGTGGCAAATTTGTCCTTGCGGAGGCTGGATTCCCGTCTCTCCGGACTCGCGAAAAAGTTCGACGCCCGCTACACCCGCTACGCCGATGACCTCGCCTTCAGCGGCGGCAAGGAATTAGCACGGCGAACCTCTGCCTTCATTCGTACTGCCATCAGCATCATTGAAGCCGAGGGCCACGAAGCCAACCGGCTAAAAACACATGTGCGCCCTGCCAGTGTTCGGCAATTGGTGACATCAGTGGTGGTCAACAAGCACCCCAATGTCACCCGTTCGGACTTTGACCGGCTCAAAGCGATCCTCCACAATTGCCTTTCCACGGGGCCGGAATCGCAAAACAGGGAGGCCCACACTGATTTCCGCGGCTATCTACTGGGACATATTTCGTGGGTAGCTGCACTCAATCCAGACCGAGGCACCAAGCTGCTGCATGATTTTCATCGAATCCAGTGGTAG
- the dusB gene encoding tRNA dihydrouridine synthase DusB: MTAISDLSQTDAPTPAKLELPPLQLGKHTINTPVILAPMAGITNKAFRRLCREYGGGVYVTEMVTSRALVERNPESLRIISHDADESLRSIQLYGVDPKTVGAAVRLVVEEGRADHIDLNFGCPVPKVTRKGGGAALPWKTDLFTSIIKAATTEAARGDIPLTIKMRKGINQDHLTYIESGKIARDHGVAAVALHGRTASQYYSGKADWDSIARLRESLPDVPVLGNGDIWSAEDAVAMVQQTGVDGIVVGRGCMGRPWLFGDLQAAFEGTDKRFTPGLAKVAETVYRHAELLTEYFEDEFKALRDIRKHMAWYFKGYPVGGDIRSALAQVPTLEVLSELLAQLDHSMPYPGKDAEGQRGRAGSPKKTHLPDGWLATREMDEKHKAMISAAELDVSGG, from the coding sequence GTGACTGCAATTTCCGATTTATCTCAAACAGACGCGCCCACGCCGGCGAAACTCGAGCTGCCTCCGCTGCAGTTGGGTAAGCACACCATTAATACGCCAGTGATTCTGGCGCCGATGGCTGGCATCACTAATAAGGCGTTCCGACGCCTGTGCCGTGAATACGGTGGCGGCGTCTATGTCACCGAGATGGTCACCTCACGTGCCCTAGTTGAACGTAATCCCGAATCGTTGCGGATCATTTCCCACGATGCGGATGAATCACTGCGCTCCATCCAGCTTTATGGTGTGGACCCCAAGACCGTGGGCGCCGCCGTGCGCTTGGTCGTTGAGGAAGGCCGCGCCGACCACATTGACTTGAATTTCGGCTGCCCCGTTCCCAAGGTCACCCGCAAGGGTGGCGGAGCAGCACTGCCATGGAAGACCGATCTGTTCACTTCCATCATCAAGGCAGCCACCACCGAGGCAGCTCGTGGAGATATCCCGCTGACCATCAAGATGCGCAAGGGCATCAACCAGGATCACCTCACCTACATCGAGTCCGGCAAGATCGCCCGTGACCACGGTGTGGCAGCGGTGGCACTGCACGGTCGCACCGCCAGCCAGTACTACTCCGGCAAGGCCGACTGGGATTCGATCGCACGACTGCGCGAATCCCTGCCCGATGTTCCGGTGTTGGGCAACGGAGACATTTGGAGTGCCGAGGATGCTGTAGCCATGGTGCAGCAGACCGGTGTTGACGGCATCGTTGTGGGCCGTGGTTGCATGGGCCGCCCGTGGCTCTTCGGTGATCTTCAGGCCGCCTTCGAGGGTACCGATAAGCGATTCACTCCGGGTCTGGCCAAGGTTGCCGAGACCGTATACCGCCACGCCGAACTACTGACCGAATACTTCGAGGACGAGTTCAAGGCGCTGCGCGATATTCGTAAGCACATGGCCTGGTACTTCAAGGGCTACCCGGTGGGCGGAGACATTCGTTCCGCCCTCGCCCAGGTCCCCACCCTGGAAGTTCTGAGCGAACTGCTGGCACAGCTGGATCACTCCATGCCCTACCCGGGCAAGGATGCCGAGGGTCAGCGTGGACGCGCCGGTTCGCCGAAGAAGACGCACCTGCCCGATGGCTGGCTCGCCACGCGCGAAATGGACGAAAAGCACAAGGCCATGATTTCCGCGGCCGAACTTGACGTCTCGGGCGGCTAG
- a CDS encoding deoxyguanosinetriphosphate triphosphohydrolase: MVQIPGYSEADEERWAPEPPKKAYRTAFERDRARVLHSSALRRLGAKTQVVAPSSSDFVRTRLTHSLEVAQVGRELGATLGCDPDVVDTACLAHDLGHPPFGHNGETALNELASEIGGFEGNAQTLRLLTRIETKTFRHTGASAGLNLTRASLDAACKYPWLREDAPQKNGKTTSKFGVYVDDAPVFNWLRAGSGAQAGQTCIEAQVMDLADDISYSVHDVEDAINAGRFQLRWILDPVHRATAIKFTKQWYLPQVEDAVIEAAFSRLEATAEWVPHADGSRRSMAALKDMTSQFIGRFCQSAIDATREQYGPGELTRFNASLIVPESTEHEIAAMKGLATTYVMATEERKPIYARQGEILTELVNLLNENGDRYLEPLFAADWRDSADDAARLRTVIDQVASLTDASAIEWHSTLVLGKSFNDSLF; the protein is encoded by the coding sequence ATGGTGCAGATCCCCGGATACAGCGAAGCCGACGAAGAACGATGGGCACCCGAACCGCCGAAGAAGGCATACCGGACGGCCTTCGAGCGTGATCGTGCCCGCGTGCTGCACTCCTCGGCGTTGCGCCGCCTCGGGGCCAAAACACAGGTCGTGGCCCCCAGCTCGAGTGACTTTGTCCGCACCCGGCTGACCCACTCCCTCGAGGTCGCCCAGGTGGGTCGAGAACTCGGTGCCACGCTGGGGTGTGACCCGGATGTGGTTGACACCGCGTGTCTGGCCCATGACCTGGGCCATCCGCCCTTTGGCCATAACGGTGAAACCGCGCTGAACGAACTCGCTTCGGAGATTGGTGGGTTTGAGGGCAACGCCCAAACGCTGCGCCTGCTCACCCGCATCGAGACCAAAACGTTCCGGCACACCGGTGCCTCCGCGGGATTAAACCTCACGCGAGCCTCGCTGGATGCCGCCTGCAAGTACCCGTGGTTACGCGAAGATGCGCCGCAAAAGAACGGGAAGACTACCTCCAAATTTGGGGTCTACGTTGATGACGCCCCGGTTTTCAACTGGCTGCGCGCCGGTTCCGGTGCTCAAGCTGGGCAGACCTGCATCGAGGCCCAGGTCATGGATCTGGCCGATGACATCTCCTACTCGGTTCACGATGTGGAGGACGCAATAAACGCCGGGCGCTTCCAGCTGCGGTGGATTCTGGATCCGGTGCATCGGGCCACTGCCATCAAATTCACCAAGCAGTGGTACCTGCCGCAGGTTGAGGATGCCGTCATCGAGGCCGCCTTCTCCCGGCTGGAGGCGACTGCGGAATGGGTGCCGCACGCCGATGGCTCACGCCGTTCCATGGCGGCGCTGAAGGACATGACGAGTCAGTTTATTGGCCGCTTCTGCCAGTCGGCGATTGACGCCACGCGGGAGCAGTACGGACCCGGTGAGCTGACCCGCTTTAACGCTTCGTTGATCGTGCCCGAATCCACCGAGCATGAGATTGCCGCGATGAAGGGCCTGGCGACCACCTACGTGATGGCCACCGAAGAGCGGAAACCCATCTATGCGCGCCAGGGCGAGATCCTCACCGAGCTGGTGAATCTGCTTAATGAGAACGGGGACAGGTACCTCGAACCGCTCTTTGCCGCCGACTGGCGTGACTCCGCAGATGACGCTGCCCGACTGCGTACGGTCATCGATCAGGTGGCCTCGCTCACCGACGCCTCGGCCATCGAATGGCACTCCACGTTGGTATTGGGCAAGAGCTTTAACGACTCGCTGTTCTAA
- the dnaG gene encoding DNA primase — MAGLIKREDIDEVRNRTDIKEVIDGYVTLKSAGVGSYKGLCPFHDERSPSFHVRPQVGSFHCFGCGESGDVIAFLQKINHGTFSETVEQLAARSGIELHYEDGGTGPRREETGRRQRLLDAHKIAEEFFREQLTTPGAAAGQKFLAERNFDAEAAAHFGVGYAPQGWDAALKHLRGRGFQEEELKLTGIFSEGNRGIYDRFRGRLIWPIRDITGATIGFGARKLYEDDQGPKYLNTPETQLYKKSQVLYGVDLAKKEITKTRQIVVVEGYTDVMACHLSGIGTAVATCGTAFGTDHIKIARRLLRDDGSGGEVVFTFDGDAAGQKAALRAFEEDQKFIAQTYVAVEPTGADPCDLRQTRGPEAVRELIDNKRPLFEFAIKAGLKNFNLNTVEGRVQALRVSSPIVAGIKDSAIRPAYARELAGWLGMDVEDVNRAVGAAVRRNRMPKTETQTAHQSHAAQPNDEAPAVPVFSRPDPRDPVSRMEREALEVVLQQPAQLTPEQWQAFYDARFMAPAHAAVHDAVRAAGQSGATPAQWVEAIRQEVPDPLRSFVSELAVTPLPASSTEALLRYCNDIINRLFELQITHMKAEKMGELQRMDPAGDPEGFQRINRELLELELRRRALRQD, encoded by the coding sequence ATGGCTGGTCTGATTAAGCGCGAAGATATCGATGAAGTCCGCAACCGCACGGATATCAAGGAAGTCATTGACGGGTATGTGACGCTGAAATCCGCCGGTGTCGGCTCGTACAAGGGCCTGTGCCCCTTCCACGACGAACGCTCACCGTCCTTCCACGTGCGCCCGCAGGTCGGCTCCTTCCACTGCTTTGGCTGTGGCGAATCGGGTGACGTGATCGCCTTCTTGCAGAAGATCAACCACGGCACCTTCTCCGAAACCGTTGAGCAGCTGGCCGCGCGCTCCGGTATCGAACTGCACTACGAAGACGGCGGCACGGGGCCGCGTCGCGAAGAGACCGGACGCCGCCAGCGACTGCTGGACGCGCACAAGATTGCCGAGGAGTTCTTCCGCGAACAGCTCACCACCCCGGGTGCCGCCGCTGGCCAGAAGTTCCTTGCCGAGCGCAACTTTGATGCCGAGGCTGCGGCGCACTTCGGTGTTGGATACGCGCCCCAGGGCTGGGACGCGGCGCTGAAGCATCTGCGCGGTCGAGGTTTCCAGGAAGAAGAACTTAAGCTCACCGGTATCTTCTCCGAGGGTAACCGCGGCATTTATGACAGGTTCCGCGGCAGATTGATCTGGCCCATCCGCGACATCACCGGGGCAACCATTGGATTCGGTGCACGCAAGCTTTACGAGGACGACCAAGGTCCCAAATACCTCAACACCCCAGAGACACAGCTCTACAAGAAGTCGCAGGTTCTTTACGGCGTGGATCTGGCCAAGAAAGAAATCACCAAGACGCGCCAGATTGTTGTTGTTGAGGGTTATACCGACGTGATGGCCTGCCATCTTTCGGGCATCGGCACGGCCGTAGCCACCTGCGGAACCGCGTTTGGCACCGACCACATCAAGATTGCCCGGCGGTTGTTGCGCGACGACGGATCCGGCGGTGAGGTGGTCTTTACCTTTGACGGTGATGCCGCCGGCCAGAAGGCAGCACTGCGTGCCTTCGAAGAGGACCAGAAATTCATCGCCCAGACCTACGTCGCCGTGGAACCCACCGGTGCTGACCCCTGTGACCTGCGCCAGACGCGTGGGCCCGAGGCCGTGCGCGAACTCATTGACAACAAACGACCGCTCTTTGAATTCGCCATCAAGGCTGGGCTGAAGAACTTCAACCTCAATACCGTTGAGGGGCGCGTGCAGGCGCTGCGCGTGAGCTCACCGATCGTTGCCGGGATCAAGGATTCGGCCATTCGTCCCGCCTATGCCCGCGAACTGGCCGGCTGGTTGGGCATGGACGTCGAAGACGTTAATCGGGCCGTGGGTGCCGCCGTACGTCGGAATCGGATGCCCAAGACCGAAACACAGACAGCGCACCAGTCCCACGCTGCGCAGCCGAACGACGAGGCCCCGGCGGTCCCGGTCTTCAGCCGTCCGGACCCGCGCGACCCGGTCTCCCGCATGGAGCGCGAGGCCTTGGAAGTTGTCCTGCAACAGCCCGCTCAGCTGACTCCCGAGCAATGGCAAGCATTTTATGACGCCAGGTTCATGGCGCCGGCACATGCCGCCGTCCACGATGCCGTGCGTGCAGCCGGACAGTCAGGTGCCACACCGGCACAATGGGTCGAAGCCATTCGGCAGGAAGTACCAGACCCCTTGCGATCTTTCGTCTCCGAGTTGGCGGTCACCCCACTGCCGGCCAGCAGTACCGAGGCGTTGCTGCGCTACTGCAACGACATCATCAACCGACTCTTTGAGCTGCAAATCACACACATGAAAGCAGAAAAGATGGGTGAGCTTCAACGCATGGATCCGGCGGGGGATCCAGAGGGTTTCCAACGCATCAATCGCGAGCTGCTTGAGCTTGAATTGCGACGCCGGGCACTGCGTCAGGACTAA
- a CDS encoding ABC-F family ATP-binding cassette domain-containing protein, translated as MAHIDVSDIHYFLSDGTQLLGGVTFKVTSGSKTALIGPNGAGKTTLFKIIAGDLKADEGVVGRSGGMGIMRQFVGQVRDESTVRDLLVSTASRDLAAAAKAVDETELLMMESDDEKIQMRYAQAIIDWGDAGGYELETAWDKVCMAALGVPFERAGHRLASTLSGGEQKRLVLEALFEGPDELLLLDEPDNYLDVPGKRWLEATLNASPKTVLFISHDRELLNNSANRIVTLEPGHSGASAWIHGGAFGSYVDARRERNERFEELRKRWDEEHAKLKELVNMYKNKAAFRSDMANRYHAAQTRLAKFLEAGPPQAIPLEQNVNMRLKGGRTAKRAIVAEKLELTGLMKPFSNEIWFGDRVAILGSNGSGKSHFLRLLAAGGTDPEREHLPVSDFEIAEVPHEGTVKLGARIRPGFFAQTHSRPDLIGRTLLDILHRGDEHRSGMAREAASGALDGYGLAGQAEQKYDSLSGGQQARFQILLLQLSGATLLLLDEPTDNLDLHSGEALERAIESFEGTVLAVTHDRWFAKSFDRFLVFGSNGKVYESAEPVWDEERVQRAR; from the coding sequence GTGGCTCATATCGACGTATCCGACATCCATTACTTCCTTTCCGACGGAACACAGCTTCTGGGCGGCGTGACCTTCAAGGTCACTTCGGGCTCAAAGACGGCTCTGATCGGTCCCAACGGCGCCGGAAAGACGACGCTGTTCAAGATCATCGCCGGCGACCTTAAGGCCGACGAAGGGGTGGTAGGTCGATCCGGCGGCATGGGCATCATGCGGCAGTTCGTCGGGCAGGTGCGGGACGAGTCAACCGTCCGTGACCTGTTGGTGTCCACCGCATCGCGGGATTTGGCAGCGGCCGCCAAGGCAGTGGATGAAACCGAGCTGCTCATGATGGAATCCGACGACGAAAAAATCCAGATGCGTTACGCCCAAGCGATCATCGACTGGGGAGACGCTGGCGGGTACGAGCTCGAAACGGCCTGGGACAAGGTCTGTATGGCAGCTCTCGGAGTTCCCTTCGAAAGGGCCGGACACCGGCTGGCCTCGACCCTTTCCGGCGGTGAGCAAAAGCGTCTGGTCCTTGAGGCACTCTTTGAGGGCCCGGATGAGCTGCTGTTGCTCGATGAGCCCGATAACTACCTCGATGTACCGGGCAAGCGCTGGTTGGAAGCAACGCTCAACGCCTCACCCAAGACGGTCTTGTTTATCAGTCACGATCGCGAGCTGCTCAACAACTCCGCAAATCGCATCGTCACACTCGAACCCGGGCACTCCGGAGCTTCTGCATGGATCCACGGCGGAGCTTTCGGCTCCTACGTGGATGCGCGGCGCGAACGCAACGAACGTTTTGAAGAGTTGCGCAAGCGTTGGGATGAGGAACACGCCAAGCTCAAGGAGCTGGTGAACATGTATAAGAACAAGGCAGCCTTCCGCTCGGACATGGCAAACCGCTATCACGCGGCGCAAACACGACTTGCCAAATTCTTGGAAGCTGGGCCGCCGCAGGCCATCCCGTTGGAGCAGAACGTCAATATGAGGCTCAAGGGCGGGCGCACCGCAAAGCGCGCCATCGTCGCCGAGAAGCTCGAACTGACCGGTCTCATGAAGCCCTTCAGCAACGAGATCTGGTTCGGCGACCGGGTGGCAATTCTCGGATCCAATGGATCCGGAAAATCTCACTTCCTGCGTCTGTTGGCCGCAGGCGGAACCGACCCGGAACGTGAACACCTGCCGGTCTCGGACTTCGAAATTGCCGAGGTACCGCATGAGGGCACGGTCAAGCTGGGCGCACGCATCCGCCCCGGCTTCTTTGCGCAGACCCACAGTCGCCCAGACCTCATCGGTCGGACCCTGCTAGATATCCTGCACCGTGGGGACGAGCATCGCTCGGGAATGGCCAGGGAGGCGGCCTCCGGTGCTCTAGACGGATATGGTCTTGCCGGTCAGGCGGAACAAAAATACGATTCGCTCTCGGGAGGTCAGCAGGCTCGATTCCAAATCCTGCTCCTGCAGCTCTCCGGGGCCACCTTGCTACTCCTTGACGAGCCCACCGACAACCTTGACCTGCATTCGGGCGAAGCGCTGGAACGCGCCATTGAATCCTTCGAAGGAACAGTTCTAGCGGTGACCCACGACCGATGGTTTGCAAAGTCCTTCGACCGGTTCTTGGTCTTCGGATCCAACGGCAAAGTCTATGAATCCGCGGAACCGGTATGGGACGAAGAACGCGTCCAACGCGCTCGATAA
- a CDS encoding phage holin family protein produces MSESQSTGTQHQSTPQTIKGQVTGLGRLIPNQLADEARIAAYTLKSKGINVGVAAGAGILALVLLSLMTIALVVALIMGIGTVIDPWLSALLVAAGFLVLALILAAIAYGMVKKAMPFMPDEAIRGIRHDIGVVKEGSAFNVASLDEPKEPKKPKSKDKDSDEAKESKPEKPTHNELLIRTRERREEIALHRDGLGQKIEAPLHFGEKISDASQAAGDAVTKAAGKARHLADTASVKMSEGMEKTTEKLASFSGLEGQNAKEALSERWRPLAIMAGSITMFFVFLRKLLSK; encoded by the coding sequence ATGTCCGAATCGCAATCGACTGGGACTCAACATCAGTCAACCCCACAGACCATTAAGGGGCAGGTCACTGGTTTAGGGCGCTTGATCCCGAACCAGTTGGCTGATGAGGCGCGCATCGCGGCCTATACCTTGAAGTCAAAGGGAATCAACGTCGGAGTCGCAGCAGGTGCGGGGATTCTGGCACTGGTATTGCTCAGCTTGATGACGATCGCACTGGTAGTTGCCCTCATCATGGGAATCGGAACGGTCATCGATCCTTGGTTGTCAGCGCTGCTTGTTGCCGCAGGTTTCTTGGTCCTTGCTTTGATCCTCGCCGCAATTGCCTACGGCATGGTCAAAAAGGCTATGCCGTTCATGCCGGACGAAGCCATCCGCGGTATCCGTCATGACATTGGCGTGGTCAAAGAGGGCAGCGCCTTCAACGTCGCAAGCCTCGATGAGCCCAAAGAGCCGAAGAAGCCCAAGAGTAAAGACAAAGACTCGGATGAAGCCAAAGAGTCGAAGCCCGAAAAGCCGACCCACAATGAGCTGCTCATTCGCACCCGCGAACGTCGTGAAGAGATTGCCTTGCACCGCGATGGACTGGGGCAAAAAATCGAGGCTCCGCTGCACTTCGGTGAGAAGATCTCCGACGCCAGTCAGGCAGCTGGGGACGCTGTGACGAAGGCCGCGGGCAAAGCTCGACACCTGGCGGACACCGCATCGGTGAAGATGTCCGAAGGCATGGAAAAGACAACCGAAAAGCTGGCATCGTTCAGCGGACTCGAGGGTCAAAATGCTAAGGAAGCATTGAGCGAACGGTGGCGGCCATTGGCCATCATGGCTGGCTCGATCACGATGTTCTTTGTTTTCTTGCGCAAGCTGCTCAGTAAGTAA